The Mangrovimonas cancribranchiae nucleotide sequence TTAGCATTTGAATAATGTATTAGACTTAACCCTGCTTGCAAACCAAACTTATCAAAAAGGCGTTCTTTTTTATAATTAAGCATAAGATAGGTACTACTTAATAAACGAGAACCGAAAGCTATATTTTTATGGTTCTCAACTTTATCGTAAGGATTGGTCGCATAAGCTAATCCTTGACCAACACGCAACATAACATGCCGTTTTAGAAAGTAGAAATTATAATGTGCATATAAAGAATAGTTATTTCCTAATACATCATTTTTTAAGTTTTGGTAAGCAAATGACACCCCATAATCTGGATAATTATAACGTTGTTGCCAATCTTGATTCCCAAAAGTTTTTTTGTTCCAACTTAAGATAAATCCTTCTGGATGCCCTTTAATTAAATGGAGTATATCGTTATTATGAAGTGCTATATTACCTTTGAAGTAATTGACATCAAAGGTTGACGTGGTTAGTTTGTCTTGTGCAAATGCATAACAAGCATAAAACACAAAAATGCAGGTTAATAGGCGCTTCATAGTTTTGTTTAGTGAAGCAAAAATAACAGAATTATTAAAATAACGCTTCGGCTATGGCTTTAATATTATCGCTTTTTCCCATTGAGTAATAATGTAATACAGGAACGCCTGCATCTTGTAATTCTTTTGATTGCTGAACACACCATTCTACACCAACTTGACGTACGGCTTTATTGTCCTTACAGTTTTCAACAGCACTAATCAACTCTTCTGGTAAATCAATTTTAAATACTTGAGGTAAAAGTTGTAAATGCTTTTTAATAGCTATGGGTTTTATTCCGGGTATAATTGGCACATTAATCCCAGCCTGTTTGGCTGCTTCAACAAATTCAAAATATTTCTTATTATCGAAAAACATTTGTGTAACCACGTAATCAGCTCCGCAGTCAACTTTATGTTTCAAGCGTTTTAAATCGGTTTGTAAGGATGGAGCCTCAAGGTGCTTTTCAGGATACCCCGCAACACCAATACAAAAATCGGCTTTATCATCGGCTTCAATAACATCGTGAAGATATTTTCCTTTATTTAAATTTTGAATCTGTTCAACTAACTCATTCGCGTATAAATGTCCACCTTTAGAAGGCTCAAAATACTTTTGATGACTCATCGCATCGCCACGTAAGGCCATCACATTTTCTATACCTAAATAATGGCAATCGACTAGTAAATACTCGGTTTCTTCTTTGCTAAAACCACCGCATAACACATGCGGAACCGTATCTACATTGTACTTATATTTTAAAGCAGCACAAATACCTACCGTACCAGGACGCATACGTGTAATTTTTCTATCTAGGAGACCATCTTTTTCTATATAAACATGCTGTTCTCTAGATGTCGTTACATCTATAAACGGCGGTTTA carries:
- the metF gene encoding methylenetetrahydrofolate reductase [NAD(P)H], which gives rise to MKVTEHIKNAKGKTLFSFEIIPPQKGSSIQELYNNIDPLMEFKPPFIDVTTSREQHVYIEKDGLLDRKITRMRPGTVGICAALKYKYNVDTVPHVLCGGFSKEETEYLLVDCHYLGIENVMALRGDAMSHQKYFEPSKGGHLYANELVEQIQNLNKGKYLHDVIEADDKADFCIGVAGYPEKHLEAPSLQTDLKRLKHKVDCGADYVVTQMFFDNKKYFEFVEAAKQAGINVPIIPGIKPIAIKKHLQLLPQVFKIDLPEELISAVENCKDNKAVRQVGVEWCVQQSKELQDAGVPVLHYYSMGKSDNIKAIAEALF